ACGGGCGACGGTTGGAAGGCCTGCTTGCGGCTGAAGGCCAGAAGCTGGCGGGTGAGATTGCTGGCGCGGTCGGTGGCCTCGGCAATCTCATGCACGGACGCCTGCGCCTGGGGGGGAAGACCTGGCAGGCTGGCCAGCATCTCGGTGTGCCCCTTCATCACCGTCAGCAAATTATTAAAGTCATGCGCCACGCCGCCGGCAAGCGCGCCGATGCCTTCCATTTTGGCCGACTGGCGCAATTGCGCCTCCAAAGTCTTGCGGGCGGTAATGTCCACATCAATAAACAGCCAGCACGCCTCCAGCCCGACTTGCAGCGGCTCAACCGAGGTCAGCACATCCACCACGGCGCCGGTCTTGGTGCGCAACTGCAGCTCCATGTTGGTCACCGAGCCATGGCGCTGCAGGGTCATCATGAGCTGTTCACGCTGGGCGGGATTCACCCATAGCCGCAATTCCGAGGCGGAACGCCCGATCAATTCCTCCCGGGTGTAGCCCATCAGCTTGACATAACTGTCATTCACCTCGATGAAGCGCCCGTCATTTTGCGCGCAAATGCCAATGGCCATGGGGTTGGCGCGGAAAATGCGCTGGAAGCGCTCCCGGGCGTGGCGCAGCTCGGTTTCCAGACGTTTGCGGGCAGTGATGTCTTGTTGAATGGCGATGAAGTGGGTGATGCGGCCGCGGGCGTCGCGGATGGGGGTGACCCGTTGCTCCTGCGTGTAGAAACTGCCGTCTTTGCGGCGGTTGACAATTTCACCCGTCCAGGTTTTGCCGGCCAGAATGGTGTCCCAGTAACGCTGGAAAAAGTAACGGTCATGCCGTCCGCTGTTGAGCAGGCGCGGATTTTTTCCCAGCACTTCCTCCAGGGTATAACCGGTTTCCTCGGTGAACGCGCGATTGACAAAAATAATCGCCCCGGCGGCGTTGGTGATGACGACGGGATGCGGCAGCACATGCAAGGCGGCGGTTTGCAGGCGGGTGAGCAGGTGCAAATCATCCTGCGGGGCCAGCGGAAAGACCAGCGCCGCGCCTCCCACCAGCACGCCCTGGGCATCGGTGACGGGACTGAGAAAGAACTCGCACGCGATTGGTGCGCCATCGGCCCGCAGCAATCGCCAGGTCACCGCCTGGTGCCGGGACGGTCCCGCCTGCCAGGCAGAGCATATCTCCGGCCATTGCCGCCAATCTTCCGGCGCGACAAGCCGGGACATGGCCTGTCCGGGGAGGGCGTTTTCGGCTTGTCCTGCCAGCAGGGCGAAGGCTGGATTGGCCGCAACGCATTGCCCTTCCAGCGACCAGTGAATGATGCCGGCTTTGGAATGTTCAAACAGCGCACAGCACGCCGCCTCCGTTTGCAGCAATGCACGTGTAGCCTGATGCCACGGAGCCCACGATGATGGCTTTCCGGTGCCCATTAAATTTTTCCGGGATCGCGTCCCTGCAAAAACTCAGCCGCCTTTTCGCTCCTTACTCTACTTCGGCCTCTGGGTTTCTCTCCAATACGGAGAGCGCGCAGAGCGCGACGTCAACCTTGTTGCGGGATACGATTACTACTTGTGGCGGCATTGACAAGTCTGAATACATTTTGCTGCATCGGTATTTGTCCGACAAAGGGCCTCCCTTATTTCATGGATTGACTGCGAGCAGCCAGGAGCGCGCGGCACGCCACCTCCCGCTGGAGTTGGGTACGGCGCCATCCGCCGCCGGCGCAGTCGCTTTTTCTGGTTTTCTTTTGCGCCGCGGTCATTTTAGTGTTGGGTCATGAGTTTGTTTGCACAATGCGCGCCGCCTTCGCGCCAGGTGAAGACCGCCGAGGTCAGTGACGTGGTGGCTCGTGCCATGCCTCAGGCGGATTATCGCGGCCAACGGCTGTTGTTAATCATTCCCGACCACACCCGCACCGCGCCGGTGGGGTTGATGTTCAAGACCCTGCATGCCCACCTGGCGCCGGTAGTGAAATCCCTCGACGTTCTCGTCGCCCTCGGGACGCATGTGGCCATGACCGAGGAAGCCATTTGCGAGCGCCTGGAAATCAGCCTGGCGGAAAGGCGTGACCGCTACGGTCAGGTGCGGTTTTACAATCACGAGTGGGATAATCCGTCGGCCTTGCGCCAGGTGGGCACGCTTTCGGCCGAGGAAATCAGCCAGTTGACTCAGGGCCTTTTTGCCATGGAGGTGCCGGTGGAGGTCAACAAATTAGTTTTTGAATATGACCAGGTGGTGATTGTGGGGCCAGTTTTCCCGCATGAAGTGGTGGGCTTTTCCGGCGGCAACAAGTACCTGTTCCCCGGCGTGGCTGGCCCGCAAATCTTGAACTTCTTCCACTGGCTTGGCGCCGTGGTCACCAACCCGATGATCATCGGCAATCAGTGGACGCCCGTGCGCCAGGTGGTGGACAAGGCCGGCGCGCTGGTCAACGTGCCGAAAATTTGTTTCTGCCTGGTGGTCGAGGGACACGCGCTGGCGGGCCTGTACGCCGGCACGCCGGAAGGAGCCTGGGCGGCGGCGGTGGAATTATCCCGGCAATTGCACATCACTTACAAAGACCATCCCTATCACACCATCCTGTCGTGCGCGCCCAAGATGTACGACGAGCTATGGACGGGCGGCAAATGCATGTACAAGCTCGAGCCGGTGCTGGCGGACGGCGGCGAATTGATTATTTATGCGCCGCACATTACGGAGATTTCGCTCACCCATGGGCGGGTGATTCGGGAAGTGGGCTATCATTGCCGCGACTATTTCCTCAAGCAGTGGGAGCGCTTCAAGCATTACCCTTGGGGTGTGCTGGCGCACTCCACGCATGTGCGGGGCATTGGCACGTTTGAAAATGGCGTCGAACGCTGCCGGGCCCAGGTCACCCTGGCCACCGGCATCCCGGAGGACGTTTGTCGTAAAATCAATCTGGGTTATCGCGACCCGCGCAGCATCCAGCCGGAGGCTTTCGCCAACCGTGAGGACGAGGGCGTGCTGCTGGTGCCCAAGGCAGGCGAAATGCTTTTCCAGCTCAAACATCCGCCCGTCTGGGCGGGCGGCAGGGCATGAGGCCGCTTGAAGGAATGGTATGCCGATTTTTTACGACACCCACGCCCACCTGGACGACGGCAGTTTCCGGCGGGATTTGCCTGAAGTGCTGCAACGCGCGGGGGGAGCAGGCATTGAGCGCATCATTACCATAGGAGTGGATGAGGAGAGCAGCCGCGCGGCGGTGAAACTGGCCGAGGCGCATCCCCAAGTTTATGCCGCCGTGGGCTGGCATCCCAATCATGCGGCAGAAGCGCCGGCGGAAGTGCGGCCGGTTTTGCGCGAGCTGGCGCAGCACCCCAAAGTGGTCGCCATCGGCGAAATTGGCCTGGATTACAAATACCTCCCCAGCTTGCAGGGCGGGACGCCCGAAGACGATGCGCGGCACAAGGAGCGGCAGGCGCAATTATTCGCCCAGCAAATGGAACTGGCGGTTGAACTGGGGTTGCCCATCGTGGTGCACCAGCGGTTTTCGATGGCAGACATCCTGGCTCAGATGCAGCCGTTCGTGGGGCGGTTGCGGGCGGTGTTTCATTGCTTTTCCGAAGCGCCGGAGCTGGTGAAGCGGATTTTGGACATGAACTGCCTGGTCAGCTACACGGGCATCCTGACCTATAAAAATGGCCAGAATGTCCGGGAATCCCTGGCTGCTGCGCCGCTGGGTTCTTTCATGCTGGAGACGGATTGCCCTTACATGACCCCGGAGCCGTGGCGCAAGTCGGCGCGGCGATGCGAGCCGGCGTTTGTGGCGGACATTGCAGCCGTGGCGGCACAGGTCAAAGGCTGTTCCCTGGCGGAACTTTCCGCGGCTACCTGCGCGGCGGCCTGCCGCTTCTTTCACAAAATGCCGGCTCCCGAGGCTTAACCTGTCGCGGTCCCGCCGTGAGAACGTTGCACCAATACCTCGTGCGCCAGACCCTCGCCACCGTGGTGATGACGGTGGGGGTGTTCACCGGCATTTTGCTGCTGGGCAATGTGCTGCGAGAGGTCACCCTGCTGTTGTTGAACGAGCAGGTGCGCGCTGTGACGGTGTTCAAAGCGCTGGGGTTGCTGGTGCCTTATGTACTGGTGTTTGCCCTGCCCATGGGCCTGCTCACCGCCATGCTGCTGACCTTTGGCCGGTTGAGCGCCGAGCAGGAGCTGAATGCCATGCGGGGCGGCGGGGTTTCCGTGGTGTCGCTGGTGACGCCGGTGTTGTTGATGGCGGTGGGCTTTAGCTGTCTGAGCGGTTTTATCAACCTCTACCTGGCGCCGAGCTGCCGCATGGCGTACAAAGACATGCTGGCCGAGTTGCGGCAGGTGCGTCCAGCCACGGTGCTGACCGCCGGCCGGTTCGTCAAAGACATTCCCGGTTACATCATCTACGTCAGCAAGGTGACCGACGCCCAGATGCACGATGTGCTTATTTCCAAAGTGGACAAGGAAGGGGAGGTCACCACCATCCTGCAGGCGGCCAGGGGGGTGGTGGAGCCAGGGCCGGAGACCAATCAGTTTGTGTTGCGATTGTTTGAGGCCCGCGGTTCCACTCTGGAAAAAGGCGTGTTGCAGGCCATGCCTTTTTATGCCGGCGAGGCCGAGTTCATCCTCGACCTGCCCAAACAACGTGCCCGCTCGATCAAGCTGAATGAGATGACGTTTTTTGATTTGCTGGAGGAGCGCCGCCGCGTGGAGCAACTGATGGGCGGCGCCCTGGGCCTGGAGGCCAGACTTTTGCCCGCTGGCGCGCGGGACAAAGTCCTCGCGCCCTTGAAGGTGCAGCTTCACCATCAAGTGGCCTTCTCCTTTGCCTGCCTGGGATTCACGCTGATTGGCATTCCGTTGGGCATTCGCAGCCATCGCAAGGAAACCAGCGTGGGCGTGGCGGTGGCCCTGGTGCTGGTGCTGGTTTATTACAGCTTCTTCATTTTGGCCGACGCCCTGGCCACCAGGGCGCAATGGCATCCCTGGCTGTTCTGCTGGATTCCCAATTTTCTGTTCCAGGGCATGGGCATGTGGCTGCTGTGGCGGGTCAACCGGCAGTGAAATCTCCCTATGATCACGCCGTTAAAACTCCCGTTTTTATTGGAGCACTTTGCCGTGGCGGTCTCCGCCATCAGCGGGGTGCTGGCGGCGCGGGGCAAGCGGGTGGATTTGTTTGGGGTGCTGGTTCTGGCGGTGGTGACGGCTTTTGGCGGGGGCACGGTGCGGGATGTGTTGCTGGGGGATCAACCGATTTTCTGGGTGCGCCAGCCGGCCTATTTGTACAACGCCGTGCTGACGGCCCTGGTCATGTTTCTGGTGGTGCGCTACCAGGATTTGTCGGGCCGGGGCCTGCTGGTCGCCGATGCTTTCGCGCTGGCGTTGTTTTCCATTGTGGGGGCGCACAAGGCGCTTCTGTTCAACACGCCGCCGCTGGCGGCCACGGCCATGGGGGTGGTGACCGGGGTGGCGGGAGGCATGTTGCGCGATGTCCTGCTCATGGAAATCCCCCTGGTTTTCCGTCGGCAAATCCACTTTTACGCCACGGCCTCTCTGGCGGGAGCGGGACTGTTTGTGGTGTTGGAAGAATGGGTGCCGCACGTATCGCGCAACATGCTGCTGGGGGTCGGCGTTACCCTGGCCCTGCGGCTCTTGAGTCTTAAATACAAACTTGCCCTGCCGGAGATGCCCGAACGCAAGTAACCCGCCACGGGCCCTCAGTGAATGAGCGTGCGTTTTCCTTACACTCGTGTCAGGCTCATGCCGTGCGTTTAACCCGCTGGCAAAAATGGCTCTTGGTGATTGTAGCCCTGGGCGGCTTGCTTTGGCTGTTTGACCGTTGGCGGTTGTGGCAGGAAAACGCGCACGACAAAACCATCGCCGCCGCCGCGCGGAAATACGGTGTGGATCCCGCCCTGATCAAGGCCGTCATCTGGCGCGAAAGCCGGTTCGACCCCAAGGCTCGCGGCCGCCGGGGGGAAGTCGGCTTGATGCAAATCATGGAGCCTACTGCCCGCGATTGGGCCAAAGCGGAGAATCGCACCCTGGTTTTTCACACCGAATTATTCGACCCCCAGAAGAACATCGAGTGTGGCACGTGGTACCTGCGCCGGCTACTGTTACGTTATCCGCAAACCGATAATCCACTGCCTTACGCGCTGGCGGATTACAATGCCGGCCGCGCCAACGTGCTCAAGTGGCTCAATGGGCCGGCGGCCACCAACAGCGCGGCTTTTGTGCAGGCCATTGGCTTCCCTTCCACGCGAGCGTATGTCATTGCGGTCATGGAACGCCACGCGCATTATCGCAAAACGTGGCGTCCCCCCAAATCCTGAGCCCCTCAAAAGGCCACATTCAGCGCGGTCAGCGCTTTTTCTGCGGCTTCCTTGAGGTGCCGCTCCTTGGGGTCGGTGCGGGTGCGCTGGAAATGTTGATAAATCTTGACGGCCTCGCGGGGCTTGCCTGTGGCCGCCAATTTTTCGGCCAGCAGGAGGCAGGCATCGGTCATTTTAATTTTCTCGTAGTCATTGGCAGCGTCGGCCATTTTCAGCAGGCGGTTTGCATCCGATGCCTCGCCGAGCCGGGCCAAAGCCCAGCCTGCGGCCAGCCGCACATCCTGGTCCTGGTGGAACAGGAGCCGCCGAAGCGCTGGTGCGGCTTCAGCAACTTCCCAGCGTCCCAATGCCTGAATGGCCCCCACCAGGTTTCTGCCAGTGATTTGGGAAAGGCTGCGGGTCAGGGCACGGACGGCGGGCCTGCCCACAGCCTCGAGGCAGGCCAGCGCGTACAACCCCAGTTCTTCATCGCCTGCGAGTCTGGCCAGGTCGTTCACCTGGGCGGGGCCGGCAATCCATTGCAATTCGCGAATGAACAATCCCCGCGTGGCCTTGCTATAATTGGCATCCAACATGGCGCTGGCCAGCAGCCCGGCCAGACGCTCCTTGTGTTTCAACTGTTCGGGGCGCCCCACATACACCACCAGGCCATGCAGGACGTATTCAGCTTTGTAATTGGCAAAACCCGGGTCCGCCGGGTCCTTCACCAACCCGAGCAATTCCTTGAGCGCCGGGTCGCCACCACCGAGGATTTTCTGGTAAATCGGCTCGGCTTCACTCCAAGCCGGGCCGGTGAATTTGCTGGGCGTGCCGGGTTTATCCACTTCCGGCATTTGCTCGACCAGTGCTTTGATGTCCAAGGTATTGTCTGCCATAAAACCTCCGGGCATGGGATGAGGTGGGGTCTGGGTTGAGGTTACAGGTGCCACGGGGGCCGCATGGGCGGATTGACCAGCCGGTTGGCCTCTTCATCGCCAATGATTTCCTCCTTCACGGGGTCAAAGCGGATTTTACGTCCCACGCGAATGGCAATGTTGGCCAGATGCATGATGCATACTGTGCGATGGGCGGCTTCGGCGTGGCCCCCCGGTTGCTTGCGGGTTTTTACCGCCTCAGTGAAGTCAATCAGCGGCTCGGGGTCGGGCATTTGTTTGAGTTTTTGCCGGCTCTCCTCGTCCAAATCCTCCAAACGCACCGGCCGCGCTTTGAGCCGGTCATAATCCGGCCCCCATTCGCCGCTGACCAGGACGATGGTAAAGCCATTGGCATATTTCAGCTCCACCCAGCCCCACATGCCACAGACTTCGGGATGCGCCGGCGGGGCCAGCGCCTCAATCTCCACCGGCGCGGTATCGTCCACGCCGTAAGTCCAAGTTACGGGGTCCATGGCGTGCTGGCCCATGTCGCCCAGGCCGCCGCCCTCGTAATCCCAATAACCGCGATGCGTGCCGCCGAAACGGTGGGGATGATAGGGCTTCATGGGCGAGGGGCCGACATACATATCCCAATCCAGCCACTTGGGCACGGGTTGGGGTTTGGCATTGACGATGCCGCTCCATTCCTTGACTTTCAGCCCGCCCGCTTTGATGTACACCGCTTTGCATTCCTTGAGCAGGCCGCTTTTCATGATTTTGCGGGTCAGGACATCGCCCGGATTGCGCGCCGCGGAAAAACGGCCAAAGGTGCCAATCTGAAAGATACGGCCATAGCGTTTGGCGGCGTTCACCACGGCGCGCCCTTCGGCGATGAAGCGAGTCATCGGTTTTTCGCACATGACATCCTTGCCGGCTTCCATGGCCATGATGGAAATCAAAGCGTGCCAGTGCGGCGGCGTGGCGATGGCCACCACATCAATATCCTTGCGCTCCAACACGCGGCGAAAATCGGTGTAGTAGCGTTTATTGTCGGCCCGGTCTTTGAAGCGCACGTCGCACTCGACCAGTTTCACCGCATTCAGCCCCTTGAGGTTGTCAAAGGTGCCGGGGCCGCGCCCGCCGCAGCCAATGAGCGCGCCGCCCACCGTTTCACTGGGGGGCGGCACACCAGGTTGCCCCAAAACATGGCGGGGGATGATGGTGATGGTCGTCAGACCGGCAACAGCTCCTTTAATGAAATGCCGGCGGGACGTCCGCAGTGGGATTCTTTTCATACCCTGTCATCGTGCCACGCGCCGCCTGGCGTGGCCAGCCCATAATTGGTCCGGTGCCGCCTCCTTGCAGCAAGGTTGTAGTCTCAGTCTGGTGGACAATCCCGGCGGGTTATGCCACTTTTTCGGCGCGCAACGCATGAGCACCACCGAAAAACCAAGATTAGGCCGCACCTTCTGGACGCTGAACGTCATTGAAATGTGGGAGCGGCTCGCCTTCTACAACCTGCGAGTCATGGCGCCGATTTACATCATGCAGGCCGATGACCCCGGCGGGTTGCATCTGACGGCGGCGGACAAGGGCACCATCTATGCCTGGTGGGCGGTGTTTCAATCCATTCTGCCGGTATTCACCGGCGGACTGGCGGATCGGTTTGGCTACAAGCGCACCCTTACCTTTGCCCTGAGTCTGATGATGGTGGGCTACCTGATGATTGCCTTGCTGCGCGATTTGGGCTTCATCAGTAATTTCTGGGCGTTGTTTATCAGCATTATGACCCTGGCCACCGGTACCGCCTTTTTCAAGCCCAGCATTCAAGGTTCGCTGGCCAACATCCTGACCCGGGCCAATTCCTCGGTGGGCTGGGGTATTTTTTACTGGGTGGTCAATGTGGGCGCCTTCATCGGCCACTTTTTACCCTCGCTTTTTCTTGTTTATAGCACGGCCTTTCCCGGGCCTTTTTATGCCGAGTCTCACTCCAAAGAGGCCTGGCGCAATCTTTTCCTGGCCTCGGCGGTGTTCACCAGTTTCAACCTCATGTTGTTGTTTTTCCTCAAAGATACGCCTTCCGGCGCCTCAGCCACCGAGTCGCCGCTCTCCGTGCTGGCGCGTACGGTGCGGAACATCTTTGAGCCGCGCCTGCTGGCCTGGATTGCCATCATGTCCTGCTTCTGGCTCATGATGTACCAGCTCTGGGATTTGCAGCCCAATTTCATCAGCGACTGGCTCGACAGCCGGCCGGCGGCCGAGCTGCTGCGGCGCCTGCCCGATTGGGCCTATAATTCCATGGTGGGCGACACCCCCCGGGGGCCGATGGTGCGCCAGCAGGTGCTGCTGAGTTTTAACGCCTTGTTCATCATCCTGGGGGTCATTGGCATGGCCTGGCTCACCCGCAAGATGCGCACCCTGGAAGCCATGCTCATTGGTATGTTGATGGCCACGGGCGGCATTGTGCTGGCCGGCTGGACGATGAACGTCTGGCTCTTGATTGCCGGCATCTTGTTGTTTTCGCTGGGCGAAATGCTCACCGGCCCCAAGAAAAGTGAGTACCTGGGTTTGATTGCACCGCCGGGCAAGAAGGGATTGTACCTGGGGTATGTGAACATTCCAGTGGGCGTGGGAGTTTATGCCGGCAGCGAGCTGGCAGGGTACGTCTATGGTCACTATGGCGAAAAGGCCGTGCTGGCGCTGCGATACCTGGCGGAGAAAACCCCCTGGGGCCAGAGCAAACAGTGGGACGGCTCCATCGCCACCCTGCAGGAGACGCTTGGGGTGACACGCATGCAAGCCATGGACAAGCTGGTGGAGGTGACAGGCTTGGACCACGTGCAGGCCACCCAGTTGTTGTGGGACACCTATTCGCCCCACGCCCACGTGTGGCTGCCCTTTGCCGCGGTTGGCATCGTGGCCGCGGTGGCTTTGTGGATTTTTGGCCGCATGGCCAGGAAATGGCAGGACATGAATGCGTGAGACTCAAATGTTGCGGGGGGCGGACGAGTCAGGGTGACGGCTCCCAAATTGCCGCACCAAGTCGGGAAAGAGGCACGGCTCGCACAGCGCATTGGCCTGGTCACAACAATCTCGCACAATTTGCAACAACCCCTGTTGTGCTGCCGCGGTTTTCAAGCAGGTGGCCCGGCTGCCGCCCAGCAGCCGTTGGCGGGCCAGCTTTAACACCGCGTTGTCCTGCCCTGCCGGCCAGCTTAAAAAACGTTGCTCGACGCGGCGGAGGCGCGAGCGGTCCCGGCACTCGAGGGCTTGCGCGTAGAACCAGGGCAGGAGGGCATTCACCGCCAAATCGGTGGCGCGTTCCTCGCCCAGCATCGGTTGCCGGCGGGGCAGCCGCGGAGAGTGGAGGCTCCAGTGCCAGTCCCAGAAGTCATCTTGTGCAGCCACCCCCTGAATCAGGGATGAAGTGAGCGCTGAAGCCGGCCAGTCCGTGTCAAACCATTGTTTGACTTGTTCTGTCCAGCGCGGCGCGGCCAGCCATTGGCCGGCCAGGGCCAGGCGGCGTTGGGGGTGATTGGCGGGGCGCAATCCGCCCAGCCGCCAGAGCGTGCGCGGCATGAGACAATCGGCAAAAGCATCACGTTCACGCCACCACCAGTCCCAGAGTTGCCGGGCATGCGCGGCGTTGCCGGCGCGGCCGTCCATGTCCGCGGGCAACAACCCGCTGACGCCCAATAACCGCGCCTGGCAGTGCAGGGCGTTGGAGCTGCCCGCCTGCAGGCGCTCCCGCATTTCGCCGAGGTTTTGCATCGGCCAGGTGTTGTGCTTGTAGCCCAGGGCGCGGAACACCCCCTCCCACAAAGCCTGCTCCCACCCGGCTACGCGCGCGCGATGCAGCAGTTGCAGGGCTTTGCCATGCAGCCGTACCAGCGCCGCCTGATGCAGCAGCTCGTCCCGCTGGGTTGCTGAAAGTTCCCGCCACGCGGCGGCGCAACGCCCGGCTTGTTCCGGTGGCAATTCCGGGGCGGCATCCGCCCCTATCCACGCCGCCAAAACCTCCAGCGGCGCCTCCAGGTAATCCTTCAGTGCCAGCGCAGGCAGGGCAGGGGAGGCCTGCGCAGGATTTTCCCAAAGGACATGCAGGACGACTTGCGCATAAGCCGGGTTGCGATCATGGCCGTGCTGGCGCCATCCGGCGGCTTGCACATCAATTTCCACATCACCCTGCCGGGGCAGGTCATTATCCAGTTGCAGCACGGCCTGGCGAAAATCCGGGCCGGGCTCCCGATTGCAAAATCCTGGATGAAGCACGCGCAATTTGCGCCCATCCAGCAGTCGCAGACGCTCGCGCTGCAGCCGTTGATGCTGCCAAATCCACTGTAACCAGCGTTCTGGCGGGGCTGCCGTGGCCGTTT
This is a stretch of genomic DNA from Fontisphaera persica. It encodes these proteins:
- a CDS encoding hybrid sensor histidine kinase/response regulator, producing MGTGKPSSWAPWHQATRALLQTEAACCALFEHSKAGIIHWSLEGQCVAANPAFALLAGQAENALPGQAMSRLVAPEDWRQWPEICSAWQAGPSRHQAVTWRLLRADGAPIACEFFLSPVTDAQGVLVGGAALVFPLAPQDDLHLLTRLQTAALHVLPHPVVITNAAGAIIFVNRAFTEETGYTLEEVLGKNPRLLNSGRHDRYFFQRYWDTILAGKTWTGEIVNRRKDGSFYTQEQRVTPIRDARGRITHFIAIQQDITARKRLETELRHARERFQRIFRANPMAIGICAQNDGRFIEVNDSYVKLMGYTREELIGRSASELRLWVNPAQREQLMMTLQRHGSVTNMELQLRTKTGAVVDVLTSVEPLQVGLEACWLFIDVDITARKTLEAQLRQSAKMEGIGALAGGVAHDFNNLLTVMKGHTEMLASLPGLPPQAQASVHEIAEATDRASNLTRQLLAFSRKQAFQPSPVQLNDVLAQVTKMLRRIIGEDVTLEIHPAPSLPMIMADVGMLEQVIFNLAVNARDAMPHGGRLTIATDSVAAASPPEAPPGQQPPAPYVRLVVKDTGCGIPPDLHQRVFEPFFTTKELGMGTGLGLATVRSIVEQHQGWIELRSQVGEGTCFLIYLPTLQSPAAAKPPKAATPPGLPTAPYGKETILVVEDEAVVRQLAGDILNLHGYRVILAANGPEALALWAKHHQQIDGALLDMVMPGGINGLALAQKLREQRPNLPILFTSGYFNSQMLLESTPGFHRHHFLQKPYTPMQLAQVLRTVLDAYAATRPTTPPPSATS
- a CDS encoding lactate racemase domain-containing protein, which gives rise to MSLFAQCAPPSRQVKTAEVSDVVARAMPQADYRGQRLLLIIPDHTRTAPVGLMFKTLHAHLAPVVKSLDVLVALGTHVAMTEEAICERLEISLAERRDRYGQVRFYNHEWDNPSALRQVGTLSAEEISQLTQGLFAMEVPVEVNKLVFEYDQVVIVGPVFPHEVVGFSGGNKYLFPGVAGPQILNFFHWLGAVVTNPMIIGNQWTPVRQVVDKAGALVNVPKICFCLVVEGHALAGLYAGTPEGAWAAAVELSRQLHITYKDHPYHTILSCAPKMYDELWTGGKCMYKLEPVLADGGELIIYAPHITEISLTHGRVIREVGYHCRDYFLKQWERFKHYPWGVLAHSTHVRGIGTFENGVERCRAQVTLATGIPEDVCRKINLGYRDPRSIQPEAFANREDEGVLLVPKAGEMLFQLKHPPVWAGGRA
- a CDS encoding TatD family hydrolase produces the protein MPIFYDTHAHLDDGSFRRDLPEVLQRAGGAGIERIITIGVDEESSRAAVKLAEAHPQVYAAVGWHPNHAAEAPAEVRPVLRELAQHPKVVAIGEIGLDYKYLPSLQGGTPEDDARHKERQAQLFAQQMELAVELGLPIVVHQRFSMADILAQMQPFVGRLRAVFHCFSEAPELVKRILDMNCLVSYTGILTYKNGQNVRESLAAAPLGSFMLETDCPYMTPEPWRKSARRCEPAFVADIAAVAAQVKGCSLAELSAATCAAACRFFHKMPAPEA
- a CDS encoding LptF/LptG family permease; the protein is MRTLHQYLVRQTLATVVMTVGVFTGILLLGNVLREVTLLLLNEQVRAVTVFKALGLLVPYVLVFALPMGLLTAMLLTFGRLSAEQELNAMRGGGVSVVSLVTPVLLMAVGFSCLSGFINLYLAPSCRMAYKDMLAELRQVRPATVLTAGRFVKDIPGYIIYVSKVTDAQMHDVLISKVDKEGEVTTILQAARGVVEPGPETNQFVLRLFEARGSTLEKGVLQAMPFYAGEAEFILDLPKQRARSIKLNEMTFFDLLEERRRVEQLMGGALGLEARLLPAGARDKVLAPLKVQLHHQVAFSFACLGFTLIGIPLGIRSHRKETSVGVAVALVLVLVYYSFFILADALATRAQWHPWLFCWIPNFLFQGMGMWLLWRVNRQ
- a CDS encoding trimeric intracellular cation channel family protein; its protein translation is MITPLKLPFLLEHFAVAVSAISGVLAARGKRVDLFGVLVLAVVTAFGGGTVRDVLLGDQPIFWVRQPAYLYNAVLTALVMFLVVRYQDLSGRGLLVADAFALALFSIVGAHKALLFNTPPLAATAMGVVTGVAGGMLRDVLLMEIPLVFRRQIHFYATASLAGAGLFVVLEEWVPHVSRNMLLGVGVTLALRLLSLKYKLALPEMPERK
- a CDS encoding lytic transglycosylase domain-containing protein, producing the protein MRLTRWQKWLLVIVALGGLLWLFDRWRLWQENAHDKTIAAAARKYGVDPALIKAVIWRESRFDPKARGRRGEVGLMQIMEPTARDWAKAENRTLVFHTELFDPQKNIECGTWYLRRLLLRYPQTDNPLPYALADYNAGRANVLKWLNGPAATNSAAFVQAIGFPSTRAYVIAVMERHAHYRKTWRPPKS
- a CDS encoding HEAT repeat domain-containing protein, coding for MADNTLDIKALVEQMPEVDKPGTPSKFTGPAWSEAEPIYQKILGGGDPALKELLGLVKDPADPGFANYKAEYVLHGLVVYVGRPEQLKHKERLAGLLASAMLDANYSKATRGLFIRELQWIAGPAQVNDLARLAGDEELGLYALACLEAVGRPAVRALTRSLSQITGRNLVGAIQALGRWEVAEAAPALRRLLFHQDQDVRLAAGWALARLGEASDANRLLKMADAANDYEKIKMTDACLLLAEKLAATGKPREAVKIYQHFQRTRTDPKERHLKEAAEKALTALNVAF
- a CDS encoding Gfo/Idh/MocA family oxidoreductase, giving the protein MKRIPLRTSRRHFIKGAVAGLTTITIIPRHVLGQPGVPPPSETVGGALIGCGGRGPGTFDNLKGLNAVKLVECDVRFKDRADNKRYYTDFRRVLERKDIDVVAIATPPHWHALISIMAMEAGKDVMCEKPMTRFIAEGRAVVNAAKRYGRIFQIGTFGRFSAARNPGDVLTRKIMKSGLLKECKAVYIKAGGLKVKEWSGIVNAKPQPVPKWLDWDMYVGPSPMKPYHPHRFGGTHRGYWDYEGGGLGDMGQHAMDPVTWTYGVDDTAPVEIEALAPPAHPEVCGMWGWVELKYANGFTIVLVSGEWGPDYDRLKARPVRLEDLDEESRQKLKQMPDPEPLIDFTEAVKTRKQPGGHAEAAHRTVCIMHLANIAIRVGRKIRFDPVKEEIIGDEEANRLVNPPMRPPWHL
- a CDS encoding MFS transporter codes for the protein MSTTEKPRLGRTFWTLNVIEMWERLAFYNLRVMAPIYIMQADDPGGLHLTAADKGTIYAWWAVFQSILPVFTGGLADRFGYKRTLTFALSLMMVGYLMIALLRDLGFISNFWALFISIMTLATGTAFFKPSIQGSLANILTRANSSVGWGIFYWVVNVGAFIGHFLPSLFLVYSTAFPGPFYAESHSKEAWRNLFLASAVFTSFNLMLLFFLKDTPSGASATESPLSVLARTVRNIFEPRLLAWIAIMSCFWLMMYQLWDLQPNFISDWLDSRPAAELLRRLPDWAYNSMVGDTPRGPMVRQQVLLSFNALFIILGVIGMAWLTRKMRTLEAMLIGMLMATGGIVLAGWTMNVWLLIAGILLFSLGEMLTGPKKSEYLGLIAPPGKKGLYLGYVNIPVGVGVYAGSELAGYVYGHYGEKAVLALRYLAEKTPWGQSKQWDGSIATLQETLGVTRMQAMDKLVEVTGLDHVQATQLLWDTYSPHAHVWLPFAAVGIVAAVALWIFGRMARKWQDMNA